Proteins co-encoded in one Flavobacterium fluviale genomic window:
- a CDS encoding DUF294 nucleotidyltransferase-like domain-containing protein, translating to MKNTISQRVADFLKGYPPFNFLHQRDLEKLSEQISIIYKEKDAVIFAENDKTHDSFYVVHKGAVALKKSTKNTVLDMCDEGDIFGLRPLLAQENYIMEAVAHEETILYAVPIAVFKPYALENRNVGNFLIESYASNTRNPYSDIHKDKLYGDDQLNENLHSSNHSFDLAPIKYSKKIVTCSPSTTVKDIAKIMGQKKVGAILIVDEMLPIGILTDKDLRNKIVTGDFPITTTAETIMTKPVITYPKKMTVTEAQMAMMKSNISHLCLTKDGTVNTKAVGILSKHDVMVALGNNPAVLIKALKRTKKIKEIKPIRNRIMQLLQGYLDQNIPMTLITKIITELNEACTTRVIEICIDKMSSPPPVKFAWLALGSQGRGEQMLHTDQDNAIVYENVNEVFRDETKVYFQKFAGLVNKGLFEIGYDYCPAEMMASNPKWCMSLDEWKAQVHHWITNPGKNEVLLSFIFFDYSMTYGDAEIVDQLSESIFENVKANPIFYMHLVSGALQSPSPTGFFRQFLVEQDGANKDNFDIKRRALMPLTDAARLLILSHSVKSISNTAERFEKLAELEPNNRELYLSCSYSFKALLKFRTKQGLLHHDSGQFIELESLTKMEKIKLKRTFKTIKELQELISVRFNISNLV from the coding sequence ATGAAAAATACCATTTCGCAACGAGTTGCCGACTTTTTAAAAGGATATCCGCCGTTTAATTTTTTGCATCAGAGAGATTTAGAAAAACTCTCTGAGCAGATTTCTATTATTTATAAAGAAAAAGATGCTGTGATTTTTGCTGAAAACGACAAAACGCACGACTCTTTTTATGTGGTACATAAAGGTGCAGTTGCTTTGAAAAAAAGTACTAAAAATACCGTTTTAGACATGTGTGATGAAGGTGATATTTTTGGGCTTCGTCCGCTTTTGGCGCAGGAAAACTATATTATGGAAGCCGTTGCGCATGAAGAAACTATTTTATATGCTGTTCCAATTGCGGTTTTTAAACCATATGCACTTGAAAATAGAAACGTTGGTAATTTTTTAATTGAAAGTTACGCTTCGAATACGCGAAATCCGTATTCAGATATTCATAAAGATAAATTGTACGGAGATGATCAGTTAAATGAAAATCTGCATTCGAGCAATCATTCTTTTGATTTAGCTCCAATAAAATACTCTAAAAAAATTGTCACCTGCAGTCCGTCTACAACGGTAAAAGATATTGCCAAAATCATGGGTCAGAAAAAAGTAGGCGCTATTTTAATTGTTGATGAAATGCTTCCGATTGGTATTTTGACAGATAAAGATCTTCGAAATAAAATTGTTACGGGAGATTTCCCGATTACTACAACTGCCGAAACCATAATGACAAAACCTGTTATTACGTATCCAAAAAAAATGACAGTTACAGAGGCACAAATGGCAATGATGAAGAGTAACATCAGTCATTTATGTTTGACGAAAGATGGAACTGTAAATACAAAAGCTGTTGGAATTTTATCGAAACATGACGTTATGGTCGCGCTTGGGAATAATCCGGCTGTACTCATAAAAGCGCTGAAACGTACTAAAAAGATTAAAGAAATAAAACCTATTCGCAACCGAATCATGCAATTGCTTCAAGGTTATCTGGATCAAAATATTCCGATGACTTTGATTACCAAAATCATTACCGAACTTAATGAAGCCTGTACTACACGTGTTATCGAAATTTGCATTGATAAAATGAGCAGTCCGCCGCCAGTAAAATTTGCGTGGCTCGCTCTTGGAAGTCAAGGAAGAGGCGAGCAAATGCTGCATACCGATCAAGATAATGCGATTGTATACGAAAATGTAAATGAGGTTTTTAGAGATGAAACTAAAGTCTACTTTCAAAAATTTGCTGGACTTGTAAATAAAGGGCTTTTTGAAATTGGTTACGATTACTGCCCTGCCGAAATGATGGCTTCTAACCCAAAATGGTGTATGAGTCTGGACGAATGGAAAGCTCAAGTACATCATTGGATTACAAATCCTGGTAAAAATGAAGTATTGCTTTCGTTTATTTTCTTTGATTACAGTATGACTTACGGAGATGCAGAAATAGTAGATCAGTTGTCTGAATCTATTTTTGAAAATGTAAAAGCAAATCCGATTTTTTATATGCATTTAGTGAGCGGTGCTTTGCAAAGTCCATCGCCTACAGGTTTCTTCAGACAATTTCTAGTGGAACAAGATGGTGCAAACAAAGATAATTTTGATATTAAACGAAGAGCTTTAATGCCACTTACAGATGCAGCGCGTCTTTTAATTTTATCGCATTCGGTAAAATCAATCAGCAATACGGCAGAGCGTTTTGAAAAACTGGCAGAACTGGAACCTAATAATAGAGAATTGTATTTATCGTGTTCCTATTCGTTTAAAGCCTTATTGAAATTCAGGACCAAACAAGGTCTTTTGCATCATGATTCTGGACAGTTTATCGAATTGGAATCTTTAACCAAAATGGAAAAAATTAAATTGAAACGTACTTTTAAAACCATAAAAGAGCTTCAGGAATTAATTTCAGTTCGTTTTAATATATCAAATCTGGTATAA
- a CDS encoding DNA topoisomerase IV translates to MKKIIFLFPFLTLLSCYNTEHNCKDFKNGKFKFETEVNGVKKTTYFERKGDIEIETFEGKTDTATVRWVSDCEYVLQKKHPKNMAEEKAISMKILNTSKDSYTFEFGLVGSEEKQRGKVYKVD, encoded by the coding sequence ATGAAAAAAATTATATTCTTATTCCCTTTCCTGACTTTATTATCATGCTATAATACGGAACATAACTGCAAAGATTTTAAAAATGGAAAGTTTAAATTTGAAACTGAAGTCAACGGCGTTAAAAAAACAACTTATTTTGAACGTAAAGGCGATATCGAAATCGAAACTTTTGAAGGAAAAACTGATACGGCAACTGTACGCTGGGTAAGTGACTGCGAATATGTGCTGCAAAAGAAACATCCGAAGAATATGGCTGAAGAAAAAGCAATCAGCATGAAGATTTTAAATACTTCTAAAGATTCTTATACGTTTGAATTTGGCTTGGTTGGTTCTGAAGAAAAACAGCGAGGTAAAGTCTATAAAGTTGATTAA
- a CDS encoding pentapeptide repeat-containing protein, producing MEGIIHIQKTFEKVVYIDKKISNREFEDCVFKNCDFSNSNFSNNTFLDCEFIDSNLSMTSLAGTSLKNVTFKNCKLLGIAFNECDDFLFQVYFEECTLDYALFSNKKMPKTKFINSSVREVTFIGTNLTSSVFDNCDLDGAIFNETQLAGVNFKTAYNYKIDPEFNPMRKAQFSNDGIVGLLDKYDIKIV from the coding sequence ATGGAAGGCATAATTCACATTCAGAAAACATTCGAGAAAGTTGTTTACATCGACAAAAAAATAAGCAATCGAGAGTTTGAAGATTGTGTTTTTAAAAATTGTGACTTTTCGAACAGCAATTTCTCCAACAATACTTTTTTAGACTGCGAATTTATTGACAGCAATCTTTCTATGACAAGTTTGGCAGGAACGAGTTTAAAAAATGTGACTTTTAAAAACTGTAAACTTTTAGGAATTGCTTTTAATGAATGTGATGATTTTTTGTTCCAAGTTTATTTTGAAGAATGTACTTTAGATTATGCCTTATTTTCGAATAAAAAAATGCCTAAAACAAAGTTTATCAATTCTTCTGTACGCGAAGTAACTTTTATTGGAACAAATTTAACGAGTTCTGTTTTTGATAATTGTGATCTTGACGGCGCAATTTTTAATGAAACCCAATTAGCGGGAGTTAATTTTAAAACCGCATACAATTATAAAATAGATCCCGAATTTAATCCGATGCGAAAAGCGCAATTTTCTAACGATGGTATTGTTGGATTGTTAGATAAATATGATATTAAAATTGTCTAA
- a CDS encoding type II toxin-antitoxin system RelE/ParE family toxin, producing MGKKIIWSSDALNQLEDIHFYIFFESKSITTADKVVNTIFDSTEILKTQPEIYKLDKQKASNDGTFRVYSVYEYSISYQITQDSIFILRVRHNARKSKKHSWKA from the coding sequence ATGGGGAAGAAAATAATTTGGTCAAGTGATGCTTTGAACCAATTGGAAGATATTCATTTTTATATTTTCTTTGAAAGTAAATCAATAACAACTGCTGATAAAGTAGTTAACACTATTTTTGACAGTACTGAAATACTCAAGACACAACCTGAAATATACAAACTTGACAAACAAAAAGCTAGTAATGATGGTACTTTTAGAGTTTATTCTGTTTACGAATATAGTATTTCTTACCAAATAACTCAAGATTCAATCTTCATTCTACGAGTTCGTCATAACGCTCGAAAATCAAAAAAACATTCATGGAAGGCATAA
- a CDS encoding DUF6095 family protein, which produces MSTNKELLQKGVKYLTGALPLMFLGPSMIYNAFMNQHTNWHYLVLGIGIAACLGSMFLIFLGLKIIMKGIFND; this is translated from the coding sequence ATGTCTACAAATAAAGAATTGCTGCAAAAAGGAGTAAAATACTTAACAGGCGCCCTGCCTTTGATGTTTCTTGGACCTTCAATGATTTATAATGCTTTTATGAATCAGCATACGAACTGGCACTATTTGGTTTTAGGAATTGGAATTGCAGCTTGTTTGGGATCTATGTTTTTAATCTTTCTTGGATTGAAAATTATTATGAAAGGTATATTTAATGACTAA
- the murQ gene encoding N-acetylmuramic acid 6-phosphate etherase: protein MTFTKTTEQASKYEHLEKMSVHELLSNINQEDKTVPYAVEKALPQIEALIPQIVAKLKLGGRLFYIGAGTSGRLGVVDASECPPTFGVPFDLVNGIIAGGDTAIRRAVENAEDSTTNAWIDLQNHNIDANDVVIGIAASGTTPYVISGLEACNANNIVTGCITCNAGSPLALTAQFPIEVVVGPEFITGSSRMKAGTAQKLVLNMISTAAMIQLGKVRGNKMVDMQLSNIKLVDRGVKMIMDEIPVSYEEASELLKKYGSVRNAVDNYNK, encoded by the coding sequence ATGACATTTACGAAAACTACTGAGCAAGCATCAAAGTATGAACATTTAGAAAAAATGTCTGTTCATGAATTGTTATCCAATATTAATCAAGAAGACAAAACTGTTCCTTATGCAGTTGAAAAAGCTTTACCACAAATAGAAGCTTTGATTCCGCAAATAGTTGCCAAACTAAAATTAGGAGGCCGATTATTTTATATTGGAGCGGGAACTTCTGGTCGCCTTGGTGTTGTTGATGCTTCCGAATGTCCACCCACATTTGGTGTTCCTTTTGATTTGGTAAATGGTATAATTGCAGGCGGTGATACAGCTATAAGACGTGCAGTAGAAAATGCCGAGGACAGCACTACAAATGCTTGGATTGATCTTCAAAATCATAATATCGACGCTAATGATGTGGTAATAGGAATAGCCGCTTCTGGCACAACTCCATATGTTATCAGCGGTTTAGAAGCTTGTAATGCAAATAATATTGTAACAGGCTGTATTACTTGTAACGCTGGCAGTCCGCTGGCACTGACTGCTCAATTTCCAATTGAAGTAGTTGTTGGTCCAGAATTTATTACCGGAAGTTCTAGAATGAAAGCCGGAACTGCACAAAAATTAGTTCTTAATATGATTTCTACCGCAGCGATGATTCAGCTTGGAAAAGTTAGAGGCAACAAAATGGTCGATATGCAGTTAAGTAATATTAAACTAGTTGATCGCGGTGTTAAAATGATTATGGACGAAATTCCTGTTTCTTATGAAGAAGCTTCAGAATTATTAAAGAAATACGGCAGCGTGAGAAATGCTGTTGACAATTATAATAAGTAA
- a CDS encoding helix-turn-helix domain-containing protein: protein MDKLDLLQGIARISVFISLLLAFFLFTVKTENKLANRLFAWFFIFSAIDLSGFFIDASTRLELNLEIFRATACLFGMPLFYLFVLAVCYSDFRLKWKHLAHAVPFVVVNLSFLPRIYLNDTDLDTFLPSLNRMPEIYFIQILIEFQYVFYIVSVFLILKKYREIYMENYANASTSTYKWLFQITCVFLAAHSIVALKNIIRYSGFREVFLWANVLVGSIALFITCWFIMKALKHPELFRGVNSKLKLTKDILPIENENTIEAKEHQDEAADVQISTLKQYMAEKEPFLDPSLTIQDLANQIDIPVRDLSVLINHKMDQHFFDFVNEYRIQKAMSILKDQSKSQLTVLEILYEVGFNSKSSFNTSFKKYTNLTPTAYRNAS, encoded by the coding sequence ATGGACAAATTAGATTTATTACAAGGAATAGCTCGAATATCGGTTTTCATTTCTTTATTATTAGCATTTTTTTTGTTTACCGTGAAAACGGAAAATAAATTAGCTAACCGACTATTTGCTTGGTTTTTTATTTTTTCGGCTATTGATCTCAGCGGTTTTTTTATAGACGCCAGTACTCGTCTCGAATTGAATCTAGAAATTTTTAGAGCAACAGCCTGCTTGTTCGGAATGCCATTGTTTTATCTTTTTGTTTTAGCCGTTTGTTACTCTGATTTTAGATTAAAATGGAAACACTTAGCGCATGCAGTTCCTTTTGTAGTCGTCAATTTATCTTTTCTTCCAAGAATTTATTTAAACGATACAGATCTAGATACTTTTTTACCATCGCTTAATCGAATGCCGGAAATTTACTTTATTCAGATTTTGATCGAATTTCAGTACGTGTTTTATATCGTGAGCGTTTTTTTGATATTGAAGAAATATCGCGAAATCTATATGGAAAATTATGCGAATGCAAGTACTTCTACATATAAATGGCTTTTTCAGATTACTTGCGTATTTCTTGCGGCGCATTCTATAGTAGCGTTAAAAAATATAATTCGTTACAGCGGTTTTCGAGAAGTTTTTTTATGGGCAAATGTACTTGTTGGCAGTATAGCTTTATTTATAACTTGTTGGTTTATAATGAAGGCGCTAAAGCATCCCGAACTTTTTAGAGGAGTAAATTCCAAATTGAAATTAACCAAAGATATTCTGCCAATAGAAAATGAAAATACAATTGAAGCAAAAGAACATCAGGATGAAGCTGCAGATGTTCAAATTTCAACATTAAAACAATATATGGCAGAGAAAGAACCTTTTCTAGATCCGTCGCTTACTATTCAGGATTTGGCCAATCAAATTGATATTCCGGTTCGGGATTTATCTGTTTTGATTAATCATAAAATGGATCAGCATTTTTTTGATTTTGTGAATGAATACCGCATTCAAAAGGCTATGAGTATTTTAAAAGATCAGTCTAAAAGTCAGCTTACAGTTTTGGAAATTTTATATGAAGTGGGTTTTAATTCCAAATCTTCATTTAATACTTCTTTTAAAAAATACACCAATTTAACTCCGACAGCTTATCGAAATGCTTCATAA
- a CDS encoding outer membrane beta-barrel family protein — translation MKKANLLIFLVLPLFCLAQSTLKLKGKIANETTPLEWADVSIADSEGKIINGTTSKQDGSFEINLKKGSYKIGISLLGFEDYEKEIAIEKDSDLGIIILKESASNLVEVVIQSKKKTVEQKTDRLVYNLENNVTTVGGDALSAINTAPGVVVKNDMITILGKGTSRVMIDGRIIELAGEELNNFLKSISAADIKNIEIISNPPAKYDAEGTGGLINIIMKKGMRDSWKNTITASYDQNKFGIYTVRDNFFYNKNKFRFSASVNAKTGYLNATDDLKMYFPDGLSHMYSTTKVKSENLSGKLALDYDLSELTTIGFQYLNDRNNPDFKSDIRIDNYTIQNQLANVTLNNSFTDKGSRNQTYNVHLITKLDSLKRKLSFDVDYFDYNSEFDRNFTANNYTADMTFLAVNQSGRNISNQDIDNWSFKADIEHPFETLNLSYGAKMSFTNSISDVLYYNTISGTSELDPSQSNRFKYTENNQALYVNADKKFGEKWNFQLGLRLENTQTNGISETLNQETANNYLKFFPTFYASYTKNENNTFSLNYGKRINRPRFDLLNPFRIYINSNSYSEGNPFLSPSFSDNFEIAHSYKEILRTTVFVNLVTNGYGVLFTSNPETNTQIVTRENYFKNLNYGIGESYSAGFTDWWSSENSLYFLGAKTEFIKDINAAPSNSLQVEFSTNNTFILGKTTKLQIDFSYSSPFKSGLYEVGYASSFDIGFKQDLFNKTMQIALLANDIFNTSYLKDFTSVVNGVKQVYDQKESNRFVRLSLVYNFGNKKINVKERAFGNQDEKKRTGN, via the coding sequence ATGAAAAAAGCAAACCTCCTTATCTTTTTAGTATTGCCTTTATTTTGTTTAGCACAATCAACATTAAAATTAAAAGGAAAAATAGCAAATGAAACAACTCCGTTAGAATGGGCAGATGTTTCGATAGCCGATTCTGAAGGTAAAATTATCAATGGAACCACTTCTAAGCAAGATGGTTCTTTTGAAATTAATCTTAAAAAAGGTTCTTATAAAATTGGAATCAGTCTTTTAGGATTTGAAGATTATGAAAAAGAAATTGCCATCGAAAAAGATTCAGATTTAGGAATTATTATTTTGAAAGAAAGCGCTTCTAATTTAGTAGAAGTTGTCATTCAGTCAAAAAAGAAAACGGTGGAACAGAAAACAGATCGTTTGGTTTACAATCTCGAAAATAATGTTACAACGGTTGGGGGTGATGCCTTAAGCGCCATTAATACGGCGCCGGGAGTTGTGGTAAAAAATGATATGATTACAATATTAGGAAAAGGGACTTCTCGCGTGATGATAGACGGAAGGATAATTGAATTGGCAGGCGAAGAATTGAATAATTTTCTGAAATCTATTTCAGCAGCTGATATTAAAAACATTGAAATCATCAGTAATCCGCCGGCAAAATATGATGCAGAAGGAACTGGCGGATTGATTAATATTATTATGAAAAAAGGAATGAGAGATTCTTGGAAAAACACAATTACAGCTTCTTACGATCAGAATAAATTCGGAATTTATACTGTAAGAGATAATTTCTTTTATAACAAAAATAAGTTTAGATTTTCAGCCAGCGTTAATGCAAAAACGGGTTATTTAAACGCTACTGATGATTTAAAAATGTATTTTCCTGACGGACTTTCTCATATGTACAGTACAACAAAAGTAAAATCGGAAAATCTTTCGGGTAAGCTAGCTTTGGATTATGATCTTTCCGAGCTTACAACAATTGGTTTTCAATATCTAAACGACCGAAACAATCCTGACTTTAAATCGGATATTAGAATTGATAATTATACTATTCAAAACCAGTTGGCTAATGTGACGTTAAACAACAGTTTTACTGATAAAGGTTCTAGAAATCAAACTTATAATGTGCATTTGATTACCAAATTAGATTCTTTAAAAAGAAAGTTATCCTTTGATGTGGATTATTTTGATTATAATTCTGAGTTCGATAGAAATTTTACAGCTAATAATTATACTGCAGATATGACATTTCTTGCTGTTAATCAGTCAGGAAGAAATATATCGAATCAAGATATTGATAACTGGAGTTTTAAGGCCGATATAGAACATCCATTTGAAACCCTCAATCTCTCTTATGGTGCAAAAATGAGTTTTACAAACAGTATCAGCGATGTGTTGTATTACAATACAATTTCGGGAACTTCAGAATTAGACCCGTCACAGTCAAACCGATTTAAATACACTGAAAATAATCAGGCGTTGTATGTCAATGCAGATAAAAAATTTGGAGAAAAATGGAATTTTCAACTGGGATTACGATTAGAAAACACACAGACAAACGGAATTTCTGAAACTCTAAATCAGGAAACGGCTAATAATTATTTGAAGTTTTTTCCAACATTTTATGCTTCTTACACGAAAAATGAAAACAATACTTTTAGTTTGAATTACGGAAAAAGAATCAACAGACCCCGTTTTGATTTATTGAATCCTTTTCGTATTTACATTAATAGTAACAGTTATTCTGAAGGGAATCCGTTTTTAAGTCCTTCTTTTAGTGATAATTTTGAGATTGCGCATTCTTATAAGGAAATTTTAAGAACTACTGTTTTTGTAAATTTGGTAACGAACGGTTATGGTGTTTTATTTACATCAAATCCAGAAACAAATACGCAGATTGTAACGCGCGAAAACTATTTTAAAAACCTGAATTATGGTATTGGAGAAAGTTACTCGGCTGGTTTTACAGATTGGTGGTCAAGTGAAAATTCGCTATACTTTTTAGGAGCGAAAACAGAATTTATAAAAGATATAAATGCAGCGCCTTCCAATAGTTTACAGGTTGAATTCTCTACCAATAATACTTTTATTTTAGGTAAAACAACAAAATTGCAAATTGATTTTAGTTATAGTTCGCCTTTTAAAAGCGGTCTTTATGAAGTAGGATATGCGTCGAGTTTTGATATTGGTTTTAAACAAGATTTGTTTAATAAAACAATGCAGATTGCACTTTTAGCAAATGATATTTTTAATACTTCTTACTTAAAAGATTTTACGTCGGTTGTAAATGGCGTGAAACAGGTTTATGACCAAAAAGAAAGCAACAGATTTGTTCGTTTATCTCTCGTTTACAATTTTGGAAACAAAAAGATAAATGTAAAAGAAAGAGCTTTTGGAAATCAGGATGAGAAAAAGAGAACGGGAAATTAA
- a CDS encoding ZIP family metal transporter — protein sequence MNYLLPLFSVLLGYSVALFIKPKNKTNLKLLLAFSGSFLLSLTVMHLLPEVYSTHNHKIGVFIMVGILFQIILEFFSKGAEHGHVHGHAKMSQIPWLLFISLCIHAFLEGFPVSHHHDLALGIAIHHLPIAVILTTFFINADLNKKAIFAFMLTFAIMTPLGTVASEYLPILSNYYTEITAIVIGILFHISSTIIFESSEGHKFNIAKVSMIVLGILLAFFL from the coding sequence ATGAACTATCTACTACCCTTATTTTCTGTACTTTTAGGATATAGTGTGGCTTTGTTTATTAAACCAAAAAACAAAACCAATCTAAAATTACTGCTGGCTTTCAGCGGTTCTTTTTTATTGTCATTAACCGTGATGCATCTGCTGCCAGAAGTATACAGCACTCATAATCATAAAATTGGGGTATTTATAATGGTTGGGATTTTGTTTCAAATCATTCTTGAGTTTTTCTCCAAAGGTGCAGAACACGGTCACGTACACGGACATGCAAAAATGTCGCAGATTCCGTGGCTTTTGTTTATCAGTTTATGCATTCATGCTTTTTTAGAAGGTTTTCCCGTAAGTCATCATCACGATTTGGCGCTCGGAATTGCTATTCACCACTTACCTATTGCCGTTATTTTAACCACATTTTTCATTAATGCCGATTTAAACAAAAAAGCCATTTTTGCTTTTATGCTTACTTTCGCCATTATGACACCGCTTGGAACTGTGGCTTCCGAATATTTACCAATTTTAAGTAATTATTACACCGAAATTACAGCCATCGTAATTGGAATTTTATTCCATATTTCATCAACAATTATTTTTGAAAGCAGCGAAGGACATAAATTTAATATCGCCAAAGTTTCGATGATTGTTCTCGGAATTTTATTAGCATTCTTTTTGTAA
- a CDS encoding class I SAM-dependent methyltransferase produces MSEKHNASNPNQEDDNQNWYSSWFDTPYYHILYKDRNYREAQIFMDNLTHYLNLPENANVLDLACGKGRHSIYLNQLGYNVLGADLSENSIAEASKNSNETLHFKVHDMREPFEEKFDAIFNLFTSFGYFENDDDNLTTLKAIKESLSEYGFAVIDFMNVTQVIETLVPEEVKTVDEIDFHIKRYVEDGHIFKEIDFEDQGRKYHFTEKVKALTLKDFQDLMDEAGIYLLDIFGDYKLKKFHKTESERLIMIFK; encoded by the coding sequence ATGTCTGAAAAGCATAACGCATCAAACCCAAATCAAGAAGATGACAACCAAAATTGGTATTCTTCATGGTTTGACACTCCTTATTATCACATTCTTTATAAGGACCGCAACTATCGTGAAGCTCAAATTTTCATGGACAATTTAACGCATTACTTAAACTTGCCCGAAAATGCCAATGTACTTGACTTAGCATGCGGAAAAGGCCGTCATTCTATTTACTTAAATCAGTTAGGTTATAATGTTTTAGGCGCAGATTTGTCTGAAAACAGCATTGCCGAAGCCAGTAAAAACAGTAACGAAACACTTCATTTTAAGGTGCATGATATGCGTGAGCCTTTTGAAGAAAAATTTGATGCTATTTTTAATTTGTTTACAAGCTTTGGTTATTTTGAAAATGACGATGACAACCTGACTACACTAAAAGCCATAAAAGAGAGTTTGTCAGAATATGGTTTTGCTGTAATCGATTTTATGAATGTAACCCAGGTAATTGAAACTTTGGTTCCTGAAGAAGTGAAAACAGTTGACGAAATTGATTTCCATATAAAAAGATATGTGGAAGACGGACATATTTTTAAAGAAATTGATTTTGAAGACCAAGGCAGAAAATATCACTTTACCGAAAAAGTAAAGGCGCTGACATTAAAAGATTTTCAGGATTTAATGGATGAAGCTGGCATTTACCTTTTGGATATTTTTGGAGATTATAAACTCAAAAAATTCCACAAAACCGAAAGCGAAAGATTAATCATGATTTTTAAATAG
- a CDS encoding THUMP domain-containing class I SAM-dependent RNA methyltransferase, which produces MEENFKMIAKCFFGFEEILEQELRTLGAQDVEKGVRMVSFKGDKGFMYKANLSLRTALKVLKPIYSFRANNEQALYKGISGVNWSKLLNANQTFVIDATVHSTYFNHSEFVSQKCKDAIVDQFRERTGQRPSIDKQYPDLRINIHIDKDQVSVALDTSGNSLHQRGYRTATNIAPINEVLAAGILLLSGWEGQSHFLDPMCGSGTFLAEAAMIACNIPANINRKEFAFEKWKDWDNDLFDQIINSLMKKTKEFHYTIKGYDKAPSAVSKAKDNIRNANLEDYVTIREDNFFDTEKETEGKLHIVFNPPYDERLDIQMERFYSSIGDTLKKNYPGTNAWFITANLEALKFVGLKPSRKIKLFNASLEARLVKYEMYEGSKRAKFQI; this is translated from the coding sequence ATGGAAGAAAATTTTAAAATGATTGCCAAGTGTTTTTTTGGCTTTGAAGAAATATTAGAACAAGAATTACGCACACTTGGAGCTCAGGATGTTGAAAAAGGAGTGAGAATGGTGAGTTTTAAGGGAGACAAAGGTTTTATGTACAAAGCCAATTTATCTCTGCGTACTGCTCTTAAAGTCTTGAAACCAATTTACTCTTTTAGAGCTAATAATGAGCAGGCATTGTATAAAGGAATTTCGGGCGTAAACTGGTCGAAATTATTAAATGCTAATCAGACTTTTGTTATTGATGCGACGGTGCATTCTACATATTTTAACCATTCTGAGTTTGTTTCACAAAAATGTAAAGATGCAATTGTAGATCAGTTTAGAGAAAGAACGGGACAGCGTCCTAGTATAGATAAACAATATCCAGATTTAAGAATTAATATTCATATCGATAAAGATCAGGTTTCTGTTGCTTTGGATACTTCTGGAAATTCACTGCATCAGCGTGGTTATAGAACAGCCACTAATATTGCTCCTATCAATGAGGTTTTAGCGGCTGGAATTTTGTTATTATCAGGCTGGGAAGGCCAAAGCCACTTTTTAGACCCAATGTGCGGCTCTGGAACATTTTTGGCAGAAGCTGCAATGATTGCGTGCAATATTCCTGCAAATATCAACAGAAAAGAATTTGCTTTTGAAAAATGGAAAGATTGGGATAATGATTTGTTCGATCAAATTATAAATAGTTTGATGAAAAAAACAAAAGAATTTCATTATACTATTAAAGGTTACGATAAAGCGCCAAGTGCGGTAAGCAAAGCTAAGGATAATATTAGAAATGCCAATCTAGAAGATTATGTAACTATTCGCGAGGATAACTTTTTTGATACGGAAAAAGAAACAGAAGGAAAACTGCATATCGTTTTCAATCCGCCTTACGATGAGCGTTTAGATATTCAAATGGAAAGATTCTACAGCAGTATTGGTGATACATTAAAGAAAAATTATCCAGGAACGAATGCATGGTTTATTACGGCGAACTTAGAAGCTTTAAAATTTGTTGGACTAAAGCCTTCAAGAAAAATTAAACTTTTCAATGCGAGCCTAGAAGCACGTTTGGTTAAATACGAAATGTACGAAGGAAGTAAGAGAGCGAAATTTCAAATTTAA